GCCGTCACGGAGCAGGCTGTCCCTCTTGAGACGGCCCTTGGCGTGTGCACCCGGAACGTGGCGGAGGCCAACGGCCTGTATCCGGCCAAGGGCGCGCTGCGCCCCGGCTCCGACGCCGACCTTCTGCTGCTCAATCCCGACTTTACCCTCTCCACCGTGGTCGCCCGCGGACGCGTTATGCTCCAAAGGGGACAGCTTCTGGTCAGGGGTACATTTGAATAGGAGGAAACAAGCTTGAAACTGTTCCAAAACGCCGATGTCTATGCGCCATCTCACCTTGGGAAAAAAGATATTCTTGTGGAGGGCGGCCGCATCGCGCGCATCGACGACGCCATCACGGACTATGACAGCGCCCCGGATGTGGAGCGCTTTGACCTGGGCGGAAAGCGCCTGGTGCCCGGCTATATCGACCTCCATGTCCACGTGACCGGCGGCGGCGGTGAGCAGGGGCCGGCCTCCCGGACGCCGGAGGCCTCCATCTCCACTTTGCTGGACTGCGGCGTCACCACCGTGGTGGGCCTTTTGGGCACCGACGGCATCTCCCGCAGTTTGGAGAATCTGCTGGCCAAGACCCGGGCATTGACCGAGGAAGGGCTGACCTGCTATATGCTCACCGGCTCCTACGGCTGGCCCACCACCACCCTCACCGGCAGCGTGGAGCGGGATATGGTGCTCATCCCCGAGATTATCGGCGCCAAGATCGCCGTATCCGACCACCGCAGTTCCAACCCCCAGGGCGAGGATCTGATCGCCCTGGCCACCGCGGTCCGCCGCGCCGGGCTGCTGGCCCCCTGCTGCGGCCTGCTGACCATGCACATGGGCAGCGGCAAAGGCCGGCTGGACCCCGTGTTCTATGCCCTGGACCACTCCGATGTGCCCGCCAAGACCTTCCTGCCCACCCACATGAACTTCCGCGGCAGAGAACTGATGGACGACGGCATCCGCCTGGTGAAGATGGGCGGAACCATGGACTTTACCGCCGGCGGCACCATGGAGGAAAACGTCACCCTGGCCGGTCACATCCGCTACTGCCTGGAGCAGGGCATGCCCCTTTCCGGCCTCACTGTCTCCAGCGACGGCTACGGCAGCCAGCCCCGGTTCAATGAGAAGGGCGAGTGCGTCGGTCTGACCTACTCCACTCCCCGGGGGCTCCACCAGCTGATCCAGGCCCTGGTATGTCAGGAGGTGCTGCCTTTGGAGGACGCGCTGACCCTGGTTACTGCCAACCCCGCAGGGGTTCTGGACAAAAGCGGCGTCAAAGGTTCCGTGGTCCCCGGCGCCGACGCGGACTTCGTGATCTACGGTCAGGATTTCTCCGTGGAGAGCGTGGTGGCCAAGGGAGAGCGGGCCGTCTGGGAAGGACGGCACCTGATCCGCGGCCGGTTTGAGGCATAAATTCACCATTACGGGACGCGCAATTCGGCCAGGCCCATCAAAAAGCGGTTTGATGGGGAGCTGATCTCCCTGCTGCTTGCCCTGAGCCGTTGGGAGTTTGAGCCGGATCGGCTGGCGGATTTCCTGCCGGTTCTCTGCAGCAGCAACCTGGAGGCCCTGCGCGCGCAGCTCAGGAGCATGGCAGCGGGGTAATTGGTGCTTTACGGCCAAAAGAGGCGTCCGGCTTAAGCCGGACGCCTCTTTTTCAGGGTGAAGCAATCAGCACTTTTCAAACACAGTGGCAACGCCCATTCCGCCGCCGATGCACAGCGTGGCCAGACCCTTCTTGGCCTCGGGACGCTTCTGCATCTCGTGGAGCAGCGTGACAATGATGCGTGCGCCGGAGGCGCCCACAGGGTGGCCCAGGGAGATGGCGCCGCCGTTGACATTGACCTTGCTCATGTCAAAGTGCAGCTCGCGGGCCACGGCAACAGACTGGGCGGCAAAGGCCTCGTTGGCCTCCACCAGGTCGATGTCCTCGATGGTCACGCCGGCCTTGGCCATGGCCTGACGGGAGGCGGGGACAGGGCCCACGCCCATGATCTTGGGATCCACACCGCCCTGGCCCCAGCCAACTAACTTGGCCATGGGCTTCAAACCGTACTTCTCCACAGCCTCGCCGGAGGCCAGCACGATGGCGGCGGCGCCGTCGTTGATGCCGGAGGCGTTGGCAGCGGTGACGCGCTGGGTGCCCTTGTCGGCGGCATCCTGCACGCCGGTGGGCTCAAAGGTATGGACCACCTGGGGGTTGGGAGACTCGGGGCCGATGGGGAAGGCGCCCTTCAGCTTGGCAATGCCCTCGGCGGTGACGCCGGCCCGGGGGAACTCATCCACCTTGAAGTCCACGATCTCCTTCTTGACCTTCACGGGGACCGCGACGATTTCATCGTCAAACCGGCCTGCCTTCTGGGCGGCCTCGGTCTTCTGCTGGGAGGAGGCGGCAAACTCATCCAACTCCTGGCGGGTGATGCCCCAGATGTCGCAGATGTTCTCAGCGGTGGTGCCCATGTGATAGTTGTTGTAAGCGTCCCACAGGCCGTCCTTGATCATGGTGTCCACAAGCTTCTTGTCGCCCATGCGGGCGCCCCAGCGGGCGTCCATGGAGGCAAAGGGAGCGGCGCTCATGTTCTCGGTGCCGCCGCAGACCACCACGTCGGAGTCACCGGCCAGGATGGAGCGGGCGCCCTCGATAACGGACTTCATACCGGAGCCGCAGACCATGCCCACCGTGTAGGCGGGAACGCTGTAAGGGACGCCGGCCTTGATGGCCACCTGGCGGGCCACGTTCTGTCCCTGGGCGGCGGTCAGGATGCAGCCAAACATCACCTCGTCCACCTGCTCAGGGCTGACGCCGGCGCGGTTCAGCGCTTCTTTCACCACGATGGCGCCCAAATCGGCGGCAGGGGTGTTCTTCAGTGCGCCGCCAAAGGAACCAATTGCGGTTCTGCAGCAGTTGACAACATACAGATCTTTCATGATTGTCCTCCATTTTTAAAAATTCATCCGGTATCAAAGCGTACCAGTGCTATTAGAGCCAGTGTATCACAGTTGCCGTGTCGTTTCAAACCGTCTGACGGGAATTTCATGCTGTTTCTTGCGGTTTTCCTTCAGGTATACGATTACTTTTGTTAAATTATTATCAAACTCTTACAGTGGCTATTATACAGAAGAATCCTTTTCCCGTCAAGGGCGTGTTGGTCCTCCCCTCAAATTTTGTTAAATAATTGACAAATACCCCCTGGTTTTCGTCAACTTGACGAAAACCAGGGGGACCGTTTACAGCTTTTCCCGAAGGGCGGTCACCTTTTCATAGTAGGAGGCGGCGTCAATGGTGTCCCAGGTGTCGGCATAGGTGATCTCCGCCTCTTCCGCGGCCCGGCTCAGCGCCTCATCAAAAAAGGCCCCGGCCGCCGCCGATTCCTCCAGGGGCTGGCGCAGCAGCACAAAGACTCCCTCCGCCGTCTCCGCCGCGCCGCAGCTCCCCTCCGCGATCGCAGCCGCCTGGGCACACAGCGCGTCCTCCGGCGTCAGCGTGACGCTCTGGGCGCTCTCGCCGCCCAGAGCGGCGGTGGCCTCTGCAAAGGGCCTGCCGCCGTTGACGGACGCGGCGATCTCGTCGGCCCTGGCCCGGGCGCTCTTTCCCGCCGCGGCGGGCACGGCGCACCAGCTGACAGTGGCGCAGCGGGCCTTATACTCCTCCAGACTGCTGCCCTCGGGGCAGAGCGACGAGGTGGGATAAGCCTCTTTCAGGTGGCCGTAGAGATAGTAGTCCGCGCTGAGGGAGTCGGCGCTCTCCCGGTCCAGACCCATGGAAGCCAGCCGGGTAAGGTATTGCTCCTCGCCGCCGTATTGCTGGGCGTTGGCCGCAAACTGGCCGTCGATGGCGGTTTGGTCCTCAGCCGTCAACCCGCATCCCGCCTGGCGGGCCCACTGCTCCACCACGGCGTAGAGGGCTGTGCGGCGCAGGGCCTCCTCTTTTACGTAGTCCGCAAGCGTACCGCTCTCCCGCTCCTCGCTCCAGTCCAGACCATCGCCCAGGGCCTGGGCCGCATAGTCGCAGGTGTAGGTCAGCCAGTAAAAATACCGCTGCGCCGCCACATCCTGTCCGTTGACCGTCAGCAGCACCGCGTCGGGGCAGATGCCGGAGGCGTCGTAGTACAGCCCTTCTTTAACCGTACCGCCTCCGGAGGCTCCGCAGGCCGTCAGGCAAACCGCCGCCAACGCGCACGCCGCGGCCAGAAATCGTTTCATATGGTTGATTCCGCTCCTTCCAGATCACTCCGGCGCGGACAGACCGCACTATGACAGCGTCCGGACGCCGATCCAGGTATTTTTCGGCAGCAGGGACAGGCTTACCAGCGCCCTGGCCTGAATGGCGGACAAGGGGATATAGGGGTTGCCCCACCAGCGGCTGTCCAGGGAGCTCTCCCGGTTGTCGCCCAAGAGGAAGACGCAGCCCTCCGGCACGGTGAATTCCGCCCCCTCCACCGCGGGATAGGTCTGTACCCCATCCACAAGGTACTCCTCCTCTATCTTCTCGCCGTTGCGCACCACGGCGCCGCCGTCAAAGGCGATGGTGTCGCCGGGCACGCCGATCACCCGCTTGACCATGACCTCATCCAGCTCCTCGCTGCGGAACATCACGATGTCGCCCCGCTCCGGCAGAGGGTCGCCCACCACATAGGGCAGCCGCACGCCAAGGAACATGGAGTGGGTGGGCAGCGTGGGCTCCATGGAGCCGGTGGGCACATAGGCCAGCGCCAGAATCACCCGGAACAGCACGATGACCACAGCCGCAGTCACCACCAAGTAGCCGTAGTTCTTCCACAGCCGGCGCGCCGTGGTCTCCTCCCTTACGGGTTCGTTCTTTTGTTCATCCATTTTCGTTCTCCTTTGTATCCGCCAAACGAAGCTCCTCCACCAGGTCCAGGGCACACTGCAGCACGTCGGCCTTTGGAGCGAGGCGGAGGCTGAGGGCTGGGGTCTCCCCGGCGGAGAGGGTCAGGCTGCGGCGGTATTTGGGCATGGAGCATACGGCGCTGATGGCCTCCGGCCGGAAGTTTGCAAGCGCCAGCACCAGACGCTCTCCCTTTTGGGAGATGTCGGCCACGCCGGCTCTGGCCGCGGCGGAGCGCAGCAGCGCCACATCCAGCAGCGCCAGCACCGGTTTGGGAGGATCACCGTAGCGGTCCATCATCTCGTCCAGAAGGTCCGACGAATCCTCGGCGCTGCGGATGGCCGCGATGCGGCGGTAGAGGTCCATCCGCTGCTCCGGTGAGGGCACATAGTACTCCGGGATGTTGGCGGAAATGGTCAGATCAGCGGAGCACTCGGTCTCTACGGCCTTCTCCCGGCCCTGCTCCTCCAGCACCGCCTCCTCAAGCAGCTTCAGGTACATGTCATAGCCCACGCTCATCATATACCCGGACTGCTCCGGGCCCAGCAGGTTGCCGGCGCCGCGGATCTCCAGGTCCCGCATGGCGATCTTGAAGCCGGAGCCGAATTCCACGTACTCCCGAATGGCGCTGAGGCGCTTGGAGGCCGTCTCCGTCAGGATCTTGCCCCGGCGGTAGGTGAGATAGGCGTAGGCCCGGCGGGAGCTGCGGCCGATGCGGCCACGGATCTGGTGGAGCTGGGCCAGGCCCATCCGGTCCGCGTCCTCTATCACAAGTGTATTCACGTTTGGAATATCAATGCCTGTTTCAATGATTGTGGTGCATACCAGCACGTCGGCGGAGCCGTCCACCATCTGCTGCATCACGTCGGAGAGCTCCTGCTCGCTCATCTTTCCGTGGCCCACTACCACCCGGGCGTCCTCACCTAACATCTTGCGGATGCGGGAGGCGGCGGCGTCGATGGACTCCACCCGGTTGTGGAGGTAGTAGACCTGTCCGCCCCGGGCCAGCTCCCGGCGCATGGCGTCCTCCACCACCGCCCAGTCGTGTTCCAGCACATAGGTCTGTACCGGCTGGCGGTCCATGGGCGGCTCCTCGATGGTGCTCATGTCCCGGATGCCGGAGAGGGCCATGTTCAGCGTCCTTGGGATGGGCGTTGCCGTCAGGGTCAGCACATCCACCTGCTTGCTCATCTCCTTGAGCCGCTCCTTGTGGGTGACGCCGAAGCGCTGCTCCTCGTCGATAATGAGAAGGCCCAGGTCCTTGAAGGCGATGTTTTTCTGCAGCAGCCGGTGGGTTCCGATCAGAAGGTCCACGCTGCCGTCCCTTGCGTCCTGGAGGACCTGCTTGCTCACCCGGCCGGTCTGAAACCGGGAGAGCACCTCAATTTTCACCGGGAAGTTGCGAAAGCGGCTGACCGCCGTGGCGTAGTGCTGCTGGGCCAGGACCGTGGTGGGCACCAGGATGGCGGCCTGCTTGCCGTCCAAGACGCACTTCATCACCGCCCGCAGCGCCACCTCCGTCTTGCCGTAGCCCACATCGCCGCACAGCAGCCGGTCCATGGGCCGGGGTCGCTCCATGTCCGCCTTGATCTCCGCGATGCAGCGCAGCTGGTCGTCAGTCTCCGCGTAGTCAAAAGACTCCTCAAACTCCTGCTGCCAGGGGGAGTCGGGAGAGAAGGCGAAGCCGGGCCGCTTCTGCCGCTCGGCATAGAGGGCGATGAGGCCCTTGGCCAGGTCCTTGGCCGCCGCCTTGGCCCTGCTCTTCTGCCTGGCCCACTCGGTGCCACCCAACTTGTTGAGCTTTTGCCGCTCCGTGTCCTCACCGCCGCCGATGTACTTGCTCACCTGGTCTAACTGAGTGGCCGGGACATAGAGGCAGTCGCCGCCGGCGTAGGCGATCTTGATATAATCCTTTTCCACACCGTCCACAGGCATGCGCTGCATGCCCACGAACCGCCCCACGCCGTGGTGGACGTGGACCACCAGGTCGCCGGGGGAGAGGTCGGTGTAGGACTGGATCTTCTGGCGGTTGGAATCCTCCTTCTTCACCCGCTGCTTTTTCCGCTCCGGGGCCATCAGCTGGCCCTCCGTCAGAATAGCCAGGCGGAGCTGGGGATATTCGGCGCCGGCGGAAAGGGCGCCTAAGGTGACGCGCACCTGCCCCGGCTCTACCTCCCCCGTCCCCTCCAGGTCCAGTACGGGGGGGATATCCCGCTCCTCCAGCAGCCGCTGAAGGTTTTTGCACCGGGTCTCGCTGCCGCAGAACACCAGCACGCCGCTGCCGGTGGAGCGGTAGTGGGCCATGTCGGACACAGCCGTCTCCAGGCTGCCGCCATAGGAGCTGAGCTGCTTGGCGGAGATGGACAAAAGGCCCCTGGGCCGCATGGGATAGCGGGAGGTGGGCAGCGCGTCCATCATCATGGTGGGGAACTCCTCCAGCTGGGCAAACAGCTCCTCCGGGCTCAGATAGAGCTTGCTCCACTCCCCGGCCAGCACGCCGGCGGAGAGCAGCGTCTCCGTGTCCTGCTTGCACTGGAGCGCCCTGCCTTTGGCGGCCTCGTCCACACGGGCGCTTTCGCTGATGCACACCAGCGCGTCCGGCGGCAGGTAGTCTGCCCCTGACGTCACCTTCCCATACAGCGCCGACAGATACCGGTCCGGCCCGTCGGGCATGGCGCCGTCGCTCAGGCGCTCCGCGTCGGCGCGGAGCGCCTGGGCCAGCTTTTCATGCTTTTTCTCCGCCTTGGCCGCCTGGGCCTCCAGCGCCTTTACCAGCGCGGAGATGCCCCCTTCCCCGTAGGCGGGGAGAAATTCCGAGGCCGGAAGGATCAGGGCGGACTTCACATTCTTGATCCGGCGCTGGGTGGCTGTGTCAAACAGCCCGCAGGAGTCGATCTCATCATCGAAAAACTCGCAGCGCACCGGCCGATCCATCATGGGGGAGAACACATCCAGAATGCCTCCGCGGAGGGCAAACTGTCCGGCGCCCTCCACCTGGTCGGAGCGGGTATAGCCCGCCGCGGTCAGCTTCTCCGCCAGGGCCTGGGGGTCCGCCCGGCCGCCCACCTTCACCGTAAAGGCCGCGTTCAACAGCACCTCCCGGGGAATGGAGCGCTGCATCAGAGCGTCCACCGTGGCCACCACCACGCCCTCCCCGCCCCTTGCAAGCGCGTAGAGGGCGGCCAGGCGCCGGTGCTCCCAACTGCGGGAGAAAGCGGCGGAGGTAAGCTGGAAGTCGCGGCTGAGCAGCCGCAGCGGCTCCCGTCCCATCAGCGTCTTCAGGTCCAGACACAGCCTGAGGGCCTCTTTTTCATCGCCGCAGACCATCACCAACGGCCGGCTGAGGCGCTGGGCCAGGGACGCGGAAATCTGAGACCGGTGCACCGGGGCCGTTCCGGATACCGCCACCGGACAGCGGCCGCCCTCAATCCGCCGGGCAAGCTCCTCGATCTCCGGAATTTTCAGCAGTGCGTTTGTCAGGGCCTCCATATCGGCCTCCTTGTCTTAATTTGTTAAAATTTGCCAATTATACGCGCATAGGGGCGCACTCCGCCCCTTGCGGGGAGGGGTGTGCCTCCGAATTCATCCTGATTTATAGTATACGCCCGCTGTCAAGGCGAACCATGTTCTTTCAGTTGAAGCGCCCCATGGCCTTGCGCAGCTCCTCGCCGGAGCAGATGGCCTCCGCCGCGTCAGCCGCCCGGGCAAAGGAATTCAGAAGAATTTTTCGCTCGGCCATGCTTGGTGTGCCCGTCACCCAGTCGGCCATGTCGTAGTCCGGATTGGTGGGGGAGCCCACGCCGATCTTGATTCGGGGGAACTGGTCGCTGCCCAGGTGGGCAATGATGTTTTTGATGCCGTTGTGGCCGCCCGCGCTGCCGGAGGGCCGGATGCGTATTTTCCCAACCGGCAGGTAGATGTCGTCGAAGATCACCAGCAGGTGGTCCAGGGGCACCTTATAAAACTTCACCGCCTCCACAACCGCCTCGCCGGAGAGGTTCATATAGGTCTGGGGCTTCATCAGCAGCACCTTGGCGCCACCGAAGGAGAAGATGTTACAGGCGGACTTGAACTTGATCTTGTTGATCTTGACATGCTCCCGCTCCGCAATCAGATCGGCGGTGAGGAAGCCCATGTTGTGGCGGGTATTGGCGTACTCGCTGCCCGGATTTCCAAGGCATGCGATGATCCACTCCACGCCGGAGGGTTTTCCAAACATAAAGTATCCCTTTCCAGAAAAGTGTAAGGGCGGGGCAGGGGAAGCCCCCCGCCCCGCTTTTATCCGTTTGTTTTAGCGGAACAGCTTGGAGATGGAAATCTCCTGGTAGGTGCGCTCAATGGCCTCGGCAAACATGGGGGCCACGGTGAGGTACTTGATCTTCTCGCTGGCACCCTCGGCAATGGGGGGGATGGTGTCCAGCAGGGCAAGCTCGGTGATCACGCTGTTGTTGATCCGCTCGATGGCGGGGCCGGAGAGGACGCCGTGGGAGGCGCAGGCATGGACGCTCTTGGCGTGGCCGATGTCGATCAGCGCCTTGGCGGCATTGCACAGGGATCCGCCGGTATCCACCATGTCGTCGAAAATGATGCAGTCCTTGCCCTCCACGTCGCCGATGACGTTCATGACCTCGCAGGAGTTGGCCTTCTGGCGGCGCTTATCCACAATGGCCAGGGACATATGGAGCTTCTGGGCAAAGGCGCGGGCCCGGGCCACGGAACCCACGTCGGGGGAGACCACCATCATGTCCTCGCACTGGGAGCCAAACTTCTTGGCATAGTAGTCCACAAAAATGGGGTTGCCGGCCAGGTTATCCACGGGGATATCAAAAAAGCCCTGAATCTGGGAGGCGTGCAGGTCCATGGTCAGCACCCGGTCCGCGCCGGCGGCGGTGACCATATTGGCCACAAGCTTGGCGGTGATGGGATCACGGGCCTTGGCCTTGCGGTCCTGACGGGCGTAGCCGTAGTAGGGCATCACCGCGGTGATGCGTCCGGCGCTGGCCCGCTTAAGCGCGTCGATCATGATGAGCAGCTCCATCAGGTTCCGGTTCACCGGATTGCAGGTGGACTGGATGACGAATACGTCGGAGCCTCGGACAGTCTCATACAGCGAGACGAAAATCTCACCGTCGGAAAATGTCCCAACCTCAGACTCGCCCAACTTGGTGCCCATGATTTTGCAGACTTCCTCCGCCAGCTTGTGGTTCGCATTGCCTGTGAACACCTTGATATCTTTGCCGTGTGCAATCATTTTAAGCGCCCTCTTTCTGTTATCTATCGTTATTTTTCAGTCTTTCTTCTCCGCGTGGAGCGCCCGCCGCCGGGCGGCCCAGCCCTCCAGGTTCTTCTGCCGCGCCCTGGCCACCGCCAGCGCGTCGGCCGGCACCTCGTCGGTGATGGTGCTGCCCGCCGCGGTGTAGGCGCCTTCGCCCACCGTCACCGGTGCGATGAGGTTGGTGTTGCAGCCGATAAACGCACGGTCGCCGATGGTGCAGCGGTATTTTTTGAACCCGTCATAATTGGTGGTCACGGTGCCGCAGCCGAAGTTGACCTTTTGGCCCACGTCGCTGTCTCCCACATAGGTCAGGTGGGAGATCTTGGTGCCGTCGCCGATGACGGAGTTCTTCACCTCCACAAAATCGCCCACCTTGATGTCGTCGCCGATGACGCAGCCCGGGCGGATATAGGCGAAGGGCCCCACCTTCACCCGGCTGCCGATGGTGCTTTCGTTGGCCTGGGAGGCGTTGACGGTGGTCCCATCTCCCACCGTGCAGTCCCGGATCATGGCGTTGGGGCCGATCTCGCAGTCCCGGCCGATTGTCGTCTCTCCCCGCAAAATGGTGCCCGGCAGCACCACCGTGCCCGCTCCAATCTCCACCCGGGGGTCGATGTACACAGAGGAGCCGTCCAGAATGTGGACGCCGGCGGCCGCATGGCGCCGTACAATCTCGTCCCGGCAGGAAAGCTCCATCTCACGCAGGCGCGGAAGGTCATACACAGCGGTAAACCCTGTAAGCTCCCGGGCGCCGGGGACGGCGCCGCCGCTGCCTTCCCTCCAGCTTTCGCGCAGAGCCGATGCCTGTGCGGTATAGGCGTAGCAGCTCCCGCCCGGCAGCTGCAAAGGAAGCATCTCACAGGGGAAAACCTCCACCTCTCCCTCCTGGGATAAAAAGTCCATCAGCGCCTCACGGCTGCCGGAGACCAGGACATCCGCCTCCGCCGGGAAGCATCCGCGCAGCTCCGCGGCGTACTCCTCTTTGTCCCAGACAACAAAAAACCGCTGGATACTGCGCGCCATCAATGTCTTGCCCACCCAAGTCAAAAGGGGACAAAATAAAACGGATTGCAGCATCAGCGGCCGGACCACTCCCTCACAGGAGGCTTCATCAGGCAAAAAGAGAACTGCTCGTGTCTGATTCATAGGAAATCCCTCCTGTCGTCAAGTCTTATCCACATTATAACAAACAAAAAGGGAAAATCCAGTGGTTGGGATAAAATAAATAATAGAATTTTCCCCCTGGTTTTTGGATAGATTGAACGGTTTTTGATACACGGTCCATCCTCTTCCAAATGGGAAGCATGAAATTTTGTCATTTTATGTTGTTTTTTCAGACAGAGCTGTAAAATTGTTGTGATTTCTTTTGAATTTCTGATAAAATTCTCACTTTACAGTTGAATTTGCGATTGGAATGCATTACAATAGGGTGCGTTCATCTGGACGGAGGTCGTTCTATGCTGCATATTGTTCTGGTGGAGCCGGAAATCCCGCAAAACTGCGGCAATATCGCCCGCACCTGTGCGGCCACCGGCAGCCATCTGCATCTCATTGAGCCCCTGGGCTTTGACATCTCCGAGCGGGCTGTGCGCCGGGCCGGCCTGGACTACTGGCATCTGGTGGATGTGTCGGTCTATGAAAACTTAGATGCGCTGTTCCGGCTTCATCCGGAGGCGGCCGACAATCTCTACCTGACCACCACCAAGGCGCCCCGGCCGTACAGCGAGGCCGTCTTCACCGACGGGTGCTGGCTCTTTTTCGGCAAGGAGACCGCGGGGCTGCCCCAGGACTTCCGGGAGGCATATGCCGCCCGGTGCGTCCGTCTGCCCATGGTTTCCGAGGCCCGGAGCCTGAACCTCTCCAACACGGTGGCCGTGTGCGCCTATGAGGCGCTGCGCCAGATGGGCTTTCCCGGTCTTCTGGACCATGGGGAAATGGCCAGATAGCGGCTCAGTTTGGGGAAATTTTCTGATTCTCCGGCCATACTATGCTTATCCTGATTCCAAATCATCCTGTCGCATAAAGGAGATACCATTATATGAACTACAATAAAAAAACGGTCAGGGACGTGGAGGTCCGCGGCAAGAAGGTTCTGCTGCGGTGCGACTTCAACGTGCCCATGGCCAAGGACGGCAGCGGCGTCATCACCGACGACAAGCGCATCCGGGCCGCTCTGCCCACCATCACCTACCTGCTGGACCAGGGAGCCGCGGTGATCGCCTGCTCCCACATGGGTAAGCCCAAGGGCGAGGTGAAGCCGGAGCTTTCTTTGAAGCCCGTGGCCGCCCGGCTCAGCGAACTGCTGGGCAGGGAGGTCATCATGGCCGGCGACGTGGTGGGGCCCGACGCCCAGGCTAAGGCCGCCGCTTTGCAGGGCGGTCAGATCATGCTCCTTGAAAACACCCGCTTTGAACCCGGCGAAACCAAGAACGACCCGGCTCTTGCAAAGGCCATGGCCTCTCTTGCGGACCTCTATGTCTCCGACGCCTTCGGCGCCGTCCACCGGGCCCACGCCTCCACCGCCGGTGTGGCCGGGTATCTGCCCGCCGTCTCCGGCTTTTTGATTGAGAAGGAGTTGGAGGTTATCGGCGGCGCTCTGCAGAACCCCAAGCGTCCCCTGGTGGCCATTTTGGGCGGCAGCAAGGTGTCCTCCAAGATTGGGGTCATCAACAACCTGCTGGAGCTGGCGGACACCATCATCATCGGCGGCGGCATGGCCTACACCTTCTCCGCCGCCCAGGGCGGCAAGGTGGGCGAGAGCCTGCTTGAGGCCGACTGGGAGGGCTACGCCAACGAGATGGTGCAGAAAGCAGCAGACAAGGGCGTCCGGCTGTTGCTGCCCGTGGACACAGTCTGCGCCGATCAGTTTGCCCCGGACGCCAAAAGCCAGGTGGTGAAGGCCGGCGAGATTCCCGACGGCTGGCAGGGCCTGGACATTGGACCCGAAACCATCGCCCTCTACTGCGGCGCTGTGGCCGACGCGGGCACCGTGATCTGGAACGGCCCCATGGGCGTCTTTGAGTTCCCCGCCTTTGCAAGGGGCACCGAGGCTGTGGCCGAGGCGCTGAGCAAAACCGGCGCCATCACCATCATCGGCGGGGGAGACAGCGCCGCCGCCGTGCAGCAGTTAGGCTACGCCGACAAAATGACCCATATCTCCACCGGCGGCGGAGCCAGCCTGGAGTTCATGGAGGGCAAGGAGCTTCCCGGGGTGGCCTGCCTGCTGGACAGGTGAGCTCCGGTCCCCGGGCGCGTCAAAGATCGGGAAGCCTCGGGATTGAACCGGTCTCTCATTTGTATCCTCTTCGCGGCTGTGTGGGCCGCATCACATATTAGATAAGGGAGTATCAGAATTCATGAATCGCAGATATCGTAAAACTATCATCGCCGGCAACTGGAAGATGAATAAGACCGCCACGGAAACCAAGCAGTTCGCCGAAGAGCTTAAGCCCATCCTGCCCAAGGCCAAGTGG
This window of the Dysosmobacter acutus genome carries:
- the iadA gene encoding beta-aspartyl-peptidase; amino-acid sequence: MKLFQNADVYAPSHLGKKDILVEGGRIARIDDAITDYDSAPDVERFDLGGKRLVPGYIDLHVHVTGGGGEQGPASRTPEASISTLLDCGVTTVVGLLGTDGISRSLENLLAKTRALTEEGLTCYMLTGSYGWPTTTLTGSVERDMVLIPEIIGAKIAVSDHRSSNPQGEDLIALATAVRRAGLLAPCCGLLTMHMGSGKGRLDPVFYALDHSDVPAKTFLPTHMNFRGRELMDDGIRLVKMGGTMDFTAGGTMEENVTLAGHIRYCLEQGMPLSGLTVSSDGYGSQPRFNEKGECVGLTYSTPRGLHQLIQALVCQEVLPLEDALTLVTANPAGVLDKSGVKGSVVPGADADFVIYGQDFSVESVVAKGERAVWEGRHLIRGRFEA
- the lepB gene encoding signal peptidase I encodes the protein MDEQKNEPVREETTARRLWKNYGYLVVTAAVVIVLFRVILALAYVPTGSMEPTLPTHSMFLGVRLPYVVGDPLPERGDIVMFRSEELDEVMVKRVIGVPGDTIAFDGGAVVRNGEKIEEEYLVDGVQTYPAVEGAEFTVPEGCVFLLGDNRESSLDSRWWGNPYIPLSAIQARALVSLSLLPKNTWIGVRTLS
- the mfd gene encoding transcription-repair coupling factor produces the protein MEALTNALLKIPEIEELARRIEGGRCPVAVSGTAPVHRSQISASLAQRLSRPLVMVCGDEKEALRLCLDLKTLMGREPLRLLSRDFQLTSAAFSRSWEHRRLAALYALARGGEGVVVATVDALMQRSIPREVLLNAAFTVKVGGRADPQALAEKLTAAGYTRSDQVEGAGQFALRGGILDVFSPMMDRPVRCEFFDDEIDSCGLFDTATQRRIKNVKSALILPASEFLPAYGEGGISALVKALEAQAAKAEKKHEKLAQALRADAERLSDGAMPDGPDRYLSALYGKVTSGADYLPPDALVCISESARVDEAAKGRALQCKQDTETLLSAGVLAGEWSKLYLSPEELFAQLEEFPTMMMDALPTSRYPMRPRGLLSISAKQLSSYGGSLETAVSDMAHYRSTGSGVLVFCGSETRCKNLQRLLEERDIPPVLDLEGTGEVEPGQVRVTLGALSAGAEYPQLRLAILTEGQLMAPERKKQRVKKEDSNRQKIQSYTDLSPGDLVVHVHHGVGRFVGMQRMPVDGVEKDYIKIAYAGGDCLYVPATQLDQVSKYIGGGEDTERQKLNKLGGTEWARQKSRAKAAAKDLAKGLIALYAERQKRPGFAFSPDSPWQQEFEESFDYAETDDQLRCIAEIKADMERPRPMDRLLCGDVGYGKTEVALRAVMKCVLDGKQAAILVPTTVLAQQHYATAVSRFRNFPVKIEVLSRFQTGRVSKQVLQDARDGSVDLLIGTHRLLQKNIAFKDLGLLIIDEEQRFGVTHKERLKEMSKQVDVLTLTATPIPRTLNMALSGIRDMSTIEEPPMDRQPVQTYVLEHDWAVVEDAMRRELARGGQVYYLHNRVESIDAAASRIRKMLGEDARVVVGHGKMSEQELSDVMQQMVDGSADVLVCTTIIETGIDIPNVNTLVIEDADRMGLAQLHQIRGRIGRSSRRAYAYLTYRRGKILTETASKRLSAIREYVEFGSGFKIAMRDLEIRGAGNLLGPEQSGYMMSVGYDMYLKLLEEAVLEEQGREKAVETECSADLTISANIPEYYVPSPEQRMDLYRRIAAIRSAEDSSDLLDEMMDRYGDPPKPVLALLDVALLRSAAARAGVADISQKGERLVLALANFRPEAISAVCSMPKYRRSLTLSAGETPALSLRLAPKADVLQCALDLVEELRLADTKENENG
- a CDS encoding acetyl-CoA C-acetyltransferase, whose product is MKDLYVVNCCRTAIGSFGGALKNTPAADLGAIVVKEALNRAGVSPEQVDEVMFGCILTAAQGQNVARQVAIKAGVPYSVPAYTVGMVCGSGMKSVIEGARSILAGDSDVVVCGGTENMSAAPFASMDARWGARMGDKKLVDTMIKDGLWDAYNNYHMGTTAENICDIWGITRQELDEFAASSQQKTEAAQKAGRFDDEIVAVPVKVKKEIVDFKVDEFPRAGVTAEGIAKLKGAFPIGPESPNPQVVHTFEPTGVQDAADKGTQRVTAANASGINDGAAAIVLASGEAVEKYGLKPMAKLVGWGQGGVDPKIMGVGPVPASRQAMAKAGVTIEDIDLVEANEAFAAQSVAVARELHFDMSKVNVNGGAISLGHPVGASGARIIVTLLHEMQKRPEAKKGLATLCIGGGMGVATVFEKC